A genomic window from Candidatus Methylomirabilota bacterium includes:
- a CDS encoding P-II family nitrogen regulator, whose amino-acid sequence MKKIEAIIKPFKLDDVKEALTGIGVIGMTVSEVRGFGRQKGHTELYRGGEYTVDFLPKIKIEVVVPDSLVDKVAGVLAGAAKTGNIGDGKIFVHPVDTAIRIRTGERDESAL is encoded by the coding sequence ATGAAAAAGATCGAAGCTATCATCAAGCCGTTCAAGCTCGACGACGTGAAGGAGGCCCTGACGGGCATCGGCGTCATCGGCATGACGGTCTCCGAGGTCCGCGGCTTTGGTAGGCAGAAGGGGCACACGGAGCTCTACCGCGGCGGCGAGTACACCGTGGATTTCCTCCCCAAGATCAAGATCGAGGTAGTTGTGCCCGACAGCCTCGTGGACAAGGTCGCCGGCGTCCTCGCCGGGGCGGCCAAGACCGGCAATATCGGTGACGGCAAGATCTTCGTCCATCCCGTGGACACGGCGATTCGTATTCGCACCGGCGAGCGCGACGAGAGCGCCCTGTGA
- a CDS encoding urease subunit gamma, with protein sequence MHLTPREQDKLLIFTAAEVARRRRGRGLKLNYPEALALITAEVLEGVRDGRSVSELMAFGITVLKRDDVMDGVPEMLEEVQVEGTFPDGTKLVTIHHPIR encoded by the coding sequence ATGCACCTGACCCCCCGAGAGCAGGACAAGCTGCTGATCTTCACCGCCGCCGAGGTGGCGCGCAGGCGGCGGGGCCGCGGTCTCAAGCTGAACTACCCCGAGGCGCTGGCCCTCATCACCGCCGAGGTGCTCGAAGGCGTCCGCGACGGAAGGAGCGTGTCCGAGCTCATGGCCTTCGGCATCACCGTCCTCAAGCGGGACGACGTCATGGACGGCGTGCCGGAGATGCTCGAGGAGGTGCAGGTCGAGGGCACCTTCCCCGACGGCACGAAGCTGGTCACGATCCACCATCCCATCCGATGA
- the urtE gene encoding urea ABC transporter ATP-binding subunit UrtE, whose protein sequence is MLEIGGLDVAYGESQVLWDVSLHVPAGGVVCLMGRNGVGKTTLLKSIMGLLPARSGRIVFDGTDLARLRPEERAACGIGYVPQGREIFPNLTVAENLRVGFLGRPKSAGNGRLAQADIEQVFDLFPKLKQLLSRKGGVLSGGEQQQLAIARVLLARPKLLLMDEPTEGIQPNVILQIEDAIQRIKERGIAVLLVEQYLEFAWRLAGSYAIMRKGAIVASGSTSELRHDVVRQHLTV, encoded by the coding sequence ATGCTTGAGATTGGGGGCCTCGACGTCGCCTACGGCGAGAGCCAGGTGCTCTGGGACGTCTCGCTCCACGTGCCCGCGGGCGGGGTCGTGTGCCTGATGGGCCGGAACGGCGTCGGCAAGACGACCCTGCTCAAGAGCATCATGGGGCTCCTGCCGGCTCGCTCGGGGCGCATCGTCTTCGACGGCACGGACCTCGCACGCCTCCGGCCGGAGGAGCGGGCGGCCTGCGGCATCGGCTACGTGCCGCAGGGACGTGAGATCTTCCCGAACCTGACCGTGGCGGAGAACCTGCGGGTCGGCTTTCTCGGGCGGCCCAAGTCGGCGGGCAACGGCAGGCTCGCGCAGGCCGATATCGAGCAGGTGTTCGACCTGTTCCCGAAGCTCAAGCAGCTTCTCTCCCGCAAGGGCGGCGTGCTGTCGGGCGGGGAGCAGCAGCAGTTGGCGATTGCGCGGGTCCTCCTGGCGCGGCCGAAGCTCCTTCTCATGGACGAGCCGACCGAGGGCATCCAGCCGAACGTGATACTCCAGATCGAAGATGCCATCCAGCGCATCAAGGAGCGCGGCATCGCCGTCCTCCTGGTCGAGCAGTACCTCGAGTTCGCCTGGCGTCTGGCCGGCTCCTACGCCATCATGCGCAAGGGCGCCATCGTCGCAAGCGGTTCGACCTCCGAGCTGCGCCATGATGTGGTAAGACAGCACCTGACCGTTTGA
- a CDS encoding urease subunit beta, whose product MIPGEYILGDGDIEANAGRHTVELTVSNTGDRPIQVGSHFHFFEANRALRFERAKAWGMRLNVPAGTAVRFEPGDEKAVTLVELAGAREVHGLNALADGRVDAARRDAAVKKAAQAGFQGA is encoded by the coding sequence ATGATCCCAGGCGAGTACATCCTCGGCGACGGCGACATCGAGGCGAATGCGGGCCGGCACACCGTCGAGCTGACAGTGTCAAACACGGGAGACCGGCCCATCCAGGTCGGCTCGCACTTTCACTTCTTCGAAGCCAACCGCGCGCTTCGCTTCGAGCGGGCGAAGGCCTGGGGCATGAGGCTCAACGTGCCCGCTGGCACCGCCGTCCGATTCGAGCCGGGTGATGAGAAAGCGGTGACGCTCGTGGAGCTGGCGGGCGCGCGGGAGGTCCACGGGCTCAACGCGCTAGCCGACGGCAGGGTGGACGCGGCGCGCCGAGACGCCGCGGTGAAGAAGGCCGCCCAGGCCGGCTTCCAGGGGGCGTGA
- a CDS encoding ANTAR domain-containing protein — MKTQRWRVLIIDDHAPSRAVVAEAVGSQGGTVVGNGSRVEDAVRLVDKHRPDVLLLAVGLPDGDGVEAARQVMAALPCPIVLLTSHADPDVAARAVHAGVLAFLVKPLRPAELAPALDVAVSRFRDLEAARLENEALRRKLESRKLVDRAKGLLMTRLGMSEPEAFRRIQKTAMDTRRTMAEVAQALLLTDGMGPLRPAR, encoded by the coding sequence ATGAAAACCCAACGATGGAGAGTCCTGATCATCGATGATCACGCCCCGTCCCGGGCGGTCGTGGCTGAGGCCGTCGGCTCCCAGGGGGGTACCGTCGTGGGGAATGGCAGCCGCGTTGAGGATGCCGTGCGGCTCGTGGACAAGCACCGCCCCGACGTCCTGCTGCTCGCGGTCGGGCTGCCGGACGGCGACGGCGTCGAGGCGGCCCGTCAGGTGATGGCGGCCCTCCCGTGCCCCATCGTTCTCCTGACCAGCCATGCCGATCCCGACGTCGCGGCGCGCGCCGTCCACGCCGGGGTCCTGGCGTTCCTCGTCAAGCCGCTCAGACCGGCGGAGCTGGCGCCGGCCCTCGACGTGGCGGTCTCCCGCTTCCGCGATCTCGAGGCCGCGCGATTGGAGAACGAAGCGCTCAGGCGGAAGCTTGAATCGCGCAAGCTAGTGGACCGCGCGAAGGGGCTCCTCATGACCCGGCTCGGGATGAGCGAGCCGGAAGCCTTCCGGCGCATCCAGAAGACGGCCATGGATACCAGGAGGACTATGGCCGAGGTCGCCCAGGCCCTCCTGCTCACGGACGGGATGGGTCCACTCCGCCCCGCACGCTAG
- a CDS encoding ammonium transporter: protein MRVSRVFLLILLMAVLGLCAASPVLAQAPAAAPPAPAAAAPAAPAPKIDTGDTAWVLMSSALVLLMTAPGLALFYGGMVRQKNALGTLMQSFIILALISVQWVLWGYSLAFGPDKGGIIGGLEWVGLRGVGAEPNPTYAATIPHQAFMLFQMMFAVITPALITGAFAERKKFSTFIIFVLAWATLVYDPLAHWVWADGGWLRKLGALDFAGGTVVHISSGVSALAAVLVIGKRKGYGQQPMPPHNLPMTVMGASLLWFGWFGFNAGSALGANGVAANAFTTTNTAAAAAALGWMLTEWSSRGKPTVLGAASGAVAGLVAVTPAAGFVTPMAALVIGGLAGILCYTACNLKTKLGYDDSLDVVGVHGVGGTWGALATGIFATKTVNDAGANGLLYGDPGQLWKQLVAVVATIVLGFVMTVVILKVLDAIMGLRVSEDDEMAGLDLSQHSETAYALGGSSYGEYGMSGPGSGAFAEAMKAAQAKRPAH from the coding sequence ATGAGAGTGTCCCGGGTATTCTTGCTCATCCTGCTGATGGCGGTCCTGGGTCTGTGCGCTGCCAGCCCGGTCCTCGCCCAGGCCCCGGCGGCCGCTCCGCCGGCTCCTGCCGCCGCCGCCCCCGCGGCGCCGGCTCCGAAGATCGACACCGGGGACACCGCGTGGGTGTTGATGTCTTCGGCCCTCGTGCTCCTCATGACGGCGCCCGGGCTCGCGCTCTTCTACGGCGGCATGGTCAGGCAGAAGAACGCTCTCGGCACGCTGATGCAAAGCTTCATCATCCTGGCCCTGATCTCGGTGCAGTGGGTGCTCTGGGGCTACAGCCTGGCCTTCGGGCCCGACAAGGGAGGCATCATCGGGGGGCTCGAGTGGGTCGGGCTGCGCGGCGTCGGCGCCGAGCCGAATCCGACCTACGCCGCGACCATCCCGCACCAGGCCTTCATGCTCTTCCAGATGATGTTCGCCGTGATTACGCCGGCGCTCATCACCGGCGCTTTCGCCGAGCGCAAGAAGTTTTCGACCTTCATCATCTTCGTGCTGGCGTGGGCGACGCTCGTCTACGATCCGCTCGCCCACTGGGTCTGGGCGGACGGCGGGTGGCTGCGCAAGCTGGGCGCGCTCGACTTCGCCGGCGGTACGGTCGTGCACATCTCCTCCGGCGTCTCTGCGCTGGCGGCCGTGCTGGTCATCGGCAAGCGCAAGGGCTACGGCCAGCAGCCCATGCCGCCCCACAACCTGCCCATGACGGTCATGGGCGCGAGCCTGCTCTGGTTCGGCTGGTTCGGCTTCAACGCGGGCAGCGCTCTCGGGGCGAACGGCGTAGCGGCCAACGCGTTCACGACGACCAACACGGCCGCGGCCGCGGCGGCGCTCGGCTGGATGCTGACCGAGTGGAGCTCGCGAGGTAAACCCACGGTGTTGGGGGCCGCCTCGGGCGCCGTCGCGGGCTTGGTGGCAGTTACGCCTGCCGCCGGTTTCGTCACGCCTATGGCTGCGCTCGTCATCGGAGGGCTCGCCGGCATCCTCTGCTACACGGCTTGCAACCTCAAGACCAAGCTCGGCTACGACGACTCGCTCGACGTCGTCGGCGTGCACGGCGTCGGCGGCACCTGGGGGGCGCTCGCCACCGGGATCTTCGCCACCAAGACCGTCAACGACGCCGGGGCCAACGGGCTCCTCTACGGCGACCCGGGACAGCTCTGGAAGCAGCTGGTGGCCGTGGTCGCGACGATCGTGCTGGGCTTCGTGATGACGGTGGTCATCCTCAAGGTGCTGGACGCAATCATGGGCCTGCGCGTTAGCGAGGACGACGAGATGGCGGGGCTCGACCTCTCGCAGCACTCGGAGACGGCCTATGCCCTCGGCGGATCCTCGTATGGAGAGTACGGGATGAGCGGCCCCGGGAGCGGCGCGTTCGCGGAGGCCATGAAGGCGGCCCAGGCCAAGCGCCCGGCCCATTGA
- the urtD gene encoding urea ABC transporter ATP-binding protein UrtD, which translates to MTVGASPRGSIIYLEDVTVDFDGFKALNGLNFYMDYKELRVVIGPNGAGKTTLLDVISGKVQPSAGRVIFGRNIDLVGRRENEIAGLGIGRKFQTPSIFANLTVRENLELALARSSKGVFPTLKARLSGEQRERIDATLDSIGLLGQAGDRAGGLSHGEKQWLEIGMVMVQDAELLLVDEPVAGMTDEETEKTGRLLQGVAEERAVLVIEHDMEFVRRIARTVTVLHEGGVLCEGPVDKIQSDERVMEVYLGRSRDADA; encoded by the coding sequence ATGACCGTGGGCGCCTCGCCGAGAGGCTCGATCATCTACCTCGAGGACGTCACCGTCGACTTCGACGGCTTCAAGGCGCTCAATGGGCTCAACTTCTACATGGACTACAAGGAGCTGCGGGTCGTCATCGGGCCCAACGGGGCCGGCAAGACGACGCTCCTCGACGTCATCTCGGGCAAGGTCCAGCCGAGCGCGGGGCGCGTGATCTTCGGCCGCAACATCGACCTGGTCGGACGGCGGGAGAACGAGATCGCGGGGCTTGGCATCGGGCGAAAGTTCCAGACGCCGTCCATCTTCGCCAACCTCACGGTGAGGGAGAACCTCGAGCTGGCGCTCGCGCGCTCGAGCAAGGGCGTGTTCCCCACGCTCAAGGCTCGGCTCAGCGGGGAGCAGCGGGAACGGATCGACGCCACCCTCGACAGCATCGGGCTCCTCGGTCAGGCGGGGGACCGGGCCGGCGGGCTCTCCCACGGGGAGAAGCAGTGGCTCGAGATCGGTATGGTCATGGTCCAGGACGCGGAGCTCCTTCTCGTGGACGAGCCCGTCGCCGGCATGACCGACGAGGAGACCGAGAAGACCGGGCGGCTGCTGCAGGGAGTCGCAGAGGAAAGGGCGGTCCTCGTCATCGAGCACGACATGGAGTTCGTCCGCCGGATCGCGCGCACGGTCACGGTGCTTCACGAGGGCGGGGTGCTGTGCGAGGGGCCGGTGGACAAGATCCAGAGTGACGAGCGTGTGATGGAGGTCTACTTGGGACGGAGCCGCGACGCCGATGCTTGA
- the urtC gene encoding urea ABC transporter permease subunit UrtC produces the protein MQTRERWAFLAAAVLLVVVLPALNALPQGSPFGVSNFTLNLFGKYLTYAILALGIDLIWGYAGVLSLGHGVFFGLGAYAMGMHLMLEIGAKGVYQNVLPDFMVWNRVTELPLFWRPFYSALFTLLAVVLVPGIVAAVFGFLTFRSRIRGVYFSIITQALALCAWLTFNRNAMNLGGTNGLSGFKTMFGFPLNEASTQRGLYVVTALCLCGAYLLCRWIVRSPAGRVLVAIRDSETRVLFCGYSPAAFKLFVFTVSAALAGVAGALYVGQVGIITPARIGVLPSIEMIIWVAVGGRGTLIGPVVGAFGVNWLQSILTTHYPDLWILVLGGMFVAVVLFVPDGIVGTAQKLMARFGAAKTPEPAPARSEKAKAVEVTPR, from the coding sequence ATGCAGACTCGTGAGCGCTGGGCGTTCCTCGCCGCGGCCGTCCTCCTCGTCGTGGTGCTGCCAGCGCTGAACGCGCTGCCACAGGGCTCGCCGTTCGGAGTCTCCAACTTTACGCTGAACCTCTTCGGCAAGTACCTGACCTACGCCATCTTGGCACTGGGGATCGATTTAATCTGGGGCTATGCGGGCGTGCTCTCGCTCGGCCACGGCGTCTTCTTCGGTCTCGGCGCCTACGCCATGGGCATGCACCTCATGCTCGAGATCGGGGCCAAGGGCGTGTACCAGAACGTGCTGCCGGACTTCATGGTCTGGAACCGCGTGACGGAGCTGCCGCTGTTCTGGAGGCCCTTCTACAGCGCCCTGTTCACCCTGCTGGCCGTGGTGCTCGTTCCCGGCATCGTTGCAGCGGTTTTCGGTTTTCTCACCTTCAGGAGCCGGATCCGGGGCGTCTACTTCTCGATCATCACCCAGGCGCTGGCGCTCTGCGCCTGGCTCACGTTCAACCGCAACGCGATGAACCTCGGCGGCACCAACGGCCTCTCCGGCTTCAAGACCATGTTCGGGTTTCCGCTCAATGAGGCGAGCACCCAGCGCGGGCTCTACGTCGTCACCGCCCTGTGCCTCTGCGGCGCGTACCTGCTCTGCCGGTGGATCGTGCGCTCTCCGGCGGGCAGGGTCCTGGTCGCCATCCGCGACAGCGAGACGCGCGTGCTCTTCTGCGGGTATTCTCCGGCGGCGTTCAAGCTCTTCGTCTTCACCGTGTCGGCGGCTCTCGCGGGCGTGGCGGGCGCGCTGTACGTCGGGCAGGTCGGCATCATCACGCCCGCCAGGATCGGGGTGCTGCCGTCCATCGAGATGATCATCTGGGTCGCGGTGGGCGGGCGGGGAACGCTCATCGGGCCGGTCGTCGGGGCCTTCGGCGTCAACTGGCTCCAGAGCATCCTGACGACGCACTACCCGGATCTCTGGATCCTCGTGCTGGGCGGGATGTTCGTGGCCGTCGTCCTCTTTGTCCCCGACGGCATCGTGGGGACGGCGCAAAAGCTGATGGCGCGCTTCGGCGCGGCCAAGACGCCCGAGCCCGCGCCGGCCCGGAGTGAAAAGGCCAAGGCCGTAGAGGTGACGCCCCGATGA
- the urtB gene encoding urea ABC transporter permease subunit UrtB: MITRLLLALALLPGLTVPAAAQGAAPSPAPEIVKAIAAVASSDAAVQEAAAVALGKTGDRKLLPLLEALREGSVYVRSLPGGKRETVIVGDKVNEGDKTLVPIFTAYGREPIRSADGKPLLADLSKLAEVATGRSLRLVLRPLIDAFSGTTQLADPDWTVRQAAAVKMGNGGDPGALPTLTEALAKEKDRWVRYAIEEAIALIHLKSGSPAERVNAATRLGALGSGDALDRLREIADAPGTPPALKQASAEAVKRVERWTLLTQAIQVMFQGVSLSSILLLMALGLAIIFGLMGVINMAHGELMALGAYATYVTQGWFQGHAPGIFGYYFLVALPLSFLVAGAAGFALERGVIRFLYGRPLETLLLTWGISLMIQQGLRLWFGAANVDVISPTWLSGGVPVMVGIQLPYNRLFIIGLATVAVAGMYLLLFKTDAGLRVRAVTQNRGMAACLGVRSRRVDALTFALGAGLAGIAGCALTQIGNVGPELGQNYIVDSFMVVVTGGVGKLLGTILAALGIGGLNKIIEPGLGAVFGKVAILVVVILFIQRRPSGLFAAKGRYADS; this comes from the coding sequence GTGATCACGCGTCTGCTGTTGGCGCTCGCGCTGCTGCCGGGGCTCACTGTCCCGGCAGCGGCGCAGGGTGCGGCTCCGTCACCGGCGCCGGAGATCGTCAAAGCCATCGCCGCGGTCGCCTCGAGCGACGCTGCCGTGCAAGAGGCGGCGGCGGTCGCTCTCGGCAAGACCGGCGACCGCAAGCTCCTGCCGCTGCTGGAAGCTCTTCGCGAAGGCAGCGTCTATGTCCGCTCGCTGCCGGGAGGTAAGAGGGAGACCGTCATCGTCGGGGACAAGGTCAACGAGGGCGACAAGACCCTGGTCCCGATCTTCACCGCCTACGGCCGCGAGCCGATTCGGAGTGCCGACGGCAAGCCGCTTCTCGCCGATCTCTCCAAGCTCGCAGAGGTCGCGACGGGGCGGAGCCTGCGCCTCGTCCTCCGGCCGCTGATCGATGCGTTCTCGGGAACGACGCAGCTGGCCGACCCGGACTGGACCGTCCGGCAGGCCGCCGCCGTGAAGATGGGCAATGGCGGCGATCCCGGCGCGCTGCCGACGCTGACCGAGGCCCTCGCGAAAGAGAAGGACAGGTGGGTGCGCTACGCGATCGAGGAAGCGATTGCCCTCATCCACCTGAAGTCGGGCTCACCCGCCGAGCGGGTCAACGCCGCCACCAGGCTAGGCGCTCTCGGCAGCGGCGACGCCCTCGATCGGCTTCGCGAGATAGCGGATGCCCCCGGCACGCCGCCCGCGCTCAAGCAGGCCTCGGCGGAAGCCGTCAAGCGGGTCGAGCGCTGGACGCTCCTGACCCAGGCGATCCAGGTCATGTTCCAGGGGGTGTCGCTGTCCTCTATCCTGCTCCTGATGGCTCTCGGCCTCGCCATCATCTTCGGCCTGATGGGCGTCATCAACATGGCGCATGGCGAGCTGATGGCGCTCGGCGCCTACGCCACCTACGTGACGCAGGGGTGGTTCCAGGGGCACGCTCCGGGAATCTTCGGGTACTACTTCCTCGTGGCGCTCCCACTGTCGTTCCTCGTGGCGGGCGCGGCCGGCTTTGCCCTCGAGCGCGGCGTGATCCGGTTCCTCTACGGCCGGCCGCTCGAGACCCTGCTGCTGACCTGGGGCATCAGCCTCATGATCCAGCAGGGGCTGCGCCTCTGGTTCGGCGCGGCGAACGTGGACGTGATCTCGCCCACGTGGCTTTCAGGCGGCGTGCCGGTGATGGTCGGAATCCAGCTGCCCTACAACAGGCTCTTCATCATCGGGCTGGCGACGGTCGCCGTGGCCGGGATGTATCTTCTGCTCTTCAAGACCGACGCGGGTCTGCGGGTCCGCGCGGTGACGCAGAATCGCGGGATGGCGGCCTGCCTCGGCGTCCGCTCCCGCCGCGTGGACGCCCTCACGTTCGCCCTGGGCGCGGGGCTGGCCGGTATCGCCGGCTGCGCGCTGACCCAGATCGGCAACGTGGGGCCGGAGCTCGGGCAGAACTACATCGTCGACTCCTTCATGGTGGTCGTGACGGGGGGCGTCGGCAAGCTCCTCGGGACCATCCTGGCCGCGCTCGGCATTGGCGGGCTCAACAAGATCATCGAGCCGGGCCTCGGCGCCGTGTTCGGAAAGGTCGCGATCCTCGTGGTCGTGATCCTGTTCATCCAGCGGCGTCCGTCCGGGCTTTTCGCGGCGAAGGGACGCTATGCAGACTCGTGA
- a CDS encoding response regulator, producing the protein MMKMLVVDDDPAWRALYRMGFEGDFEVFEAVDGLDALAALDLVRPDIIVLDLRMPHLDGMGFLRQMERRGSKVPVIVCSGTFTMDSPPAIPGMFPAQKSPDLRTVWSALEVALPRPVETDVNLKSRRAVEETVWRD; encoded by the coding sequence ATGATGAAGATGCTGGTGGTCGACGACGATCCGGCTTGGCGGGCTCTGTATCGGATGGGCTTCGAGGGAGACTTCGAAGTCTTCGAAGCGGTGGACGGGCTCGACGCGTTGGCGGCCCTCGACCTGGTGCGGCCGGATATCATCGTGCTCGACCTCCGAATGCCTCACCTCGACGGCATGGGTTTCCTTCGCCAGATGGAGCGGCGCGGGTCGAAGGTCCCGGTAATCGTCTGTTCGGGCACGTTCACCATGGACAGCCCACCCGCTATCCCGGGCATGTTTCCGGCTCAGAAGAGCCCCGACCTCCGCACTGTCTGGAGCGCTCTTGAGGTCGCGCTGCCTCGACCAGTCGAGACAGACGTGAATCTCAAGTCCCGCCGCGCAGTCGAAGAGACCGTCTGGCGCGACTGA
- the urtA gene encoding urea ABC transporter substrate-binding protein, translating to MQDFSRRDFLKTTAAAGLGAAAGIGFPSVLRAQGGGTVKVGVLHSLSGTMAISEVSLRDVCMMAFEEINAKGGVLGKKIEPVVVDPASNWDLFAEKAKQLLLQDKVAVTFGCWTSVSRKSVLPVFENNEGLLFYPVQYEGEECSKAVFYTGATPNQQLIPAAEYLMSKEGGGYKKFYLLGTDYVFPRTANKILRAFLLAKGVPADNIAEEYTPFNHQDYQTIVGKIKRFASGGGATVLSTINGDSNVPFYKEFSNQGLRSETAPIMAFSVAEDELRGMDTSALVGHLAAWNYYQSVDTPQNKKFIQAFKNYCEKNKLPGGSKRVTDDPMEAAYFGVYIWKQAVEKAKSFDVAAVRKAVYGQTFLAPGGQIKMDEVNHHTYKPVLIGDILKDGQFKVVSRSKGLVRAEPWSKYTSPDKGCDWVNQKGTYQKKA from the coding sequence ATGCAAGACTTCTCGCGCAGGGACTTCCTCAAGACGACCGCGGCCGCCGGCCTCGGCGCGGCTGCGGGGATCGGCTTTCCTTCCGTCCTCCGCGCCCAGGGCGGCGGCACGGTCAAGGTGGGCGTTCTCCACTCACTCTCCGGCACCATGGCGATCAGCGAAGTGTCGCTCCGTGACGTCTGCATGATGGCGTTCGAGGAGATCAACGCTAAGGGCGGGGTCCTGGGCAAGAAGATCGAGCCCGTGGTCGTGGACCCAGCCTCGAACTGGGACCTCTTCGCCGAAAAGGCGAAGCAGCTGCTCCTCCAGGACAAGGTGGCGGTCACGTTCGGCTGCTGGACCTCGGTCAGCCGGAAGTCGGTGCTGCCCGTGTTCGAGAACAACGAAGGCCTGCTCTTCTACCCCGTGCAGTACGAGGGCGAGGAGTGCTCGAAGGCCGTCTTCTACACCGGGGCCACGCCGAACCAGCAGCTGATCCCGGCGGCCGAGTACCTGATGTCGAAGGAGGGCGGCGGGTACAAGAAGTTCTACCTGCTCGGCACCGACTACGTTTTCCCGCGCACGGCCAACAAGATCCTGCGCGCGTTCCTGCTCGCGAAGGGCGTGCCGGCGGACAATATCGCCGAGGAGTACACGCCGTTCAATCACCAGGACTACCAGACCATCGTCGGCAAGATCAAACGCTTCGCCTCCGGCGGCGGAGCCACGGTGCTCTCGACGATCAACGGCGACAGCAACGTGCCCTTCTACAAGGAGTTCTCCAACCAGGGCCTGCGCTCCGAGACCGCGCCGATCATGGCCTTCAGCGTGGCCGAGGACGAGCTGCGCGGTATGGACACCTCCGCGCTGGTCGGCCATCTCGCGGCCTGGAACTACTACCAGTCGGTCGACACACCGCAGAACAAGAAGTTCATCCAGGCGTTCAAGAACTACTGCGAGAAGAACAAGCTGCCCGGCGGGTCCAAGCGCGTCACGGACGACCCGATGGAGGCGGCCTACTTCGGCGTCTACATCTGGAAGCAGGCCGTCGAGAAGGCCAAGTCGTTCGACGTGGCGGCGGTCCGCAAGGCCGTCTACGGCCAAACCTTCCTGGCGCCGGGCGGGCAGATCAAGATGGACGAGGTCAACCACCACACCTACAAGCCGGTGCTGATCGGCGACATCCTCAAGGACGGCCAGTTCAAGGTCGTCTCGCGCTCGAAGGGCCTGGTCAGGGCCGAGCCGTGGAGCAAGTACACGAGCCCCGACAAGGGCTGCGACTGGGTCAACCAGAAGGGTACGTACCAGAAGAAGGCCTAG
- the glnA gene encoding type I glutamate--ammonia ligase yields the protein MTPKDVLKMAKEKGVKIVDLRFIDLPGLWQHFSIPVSELNEGIFQDGLGFDGSSIRGFQTIDESDMLLIPDPSTAQMDPFTAVPTLVLICNVKDPITGKAYTRDPRYVAQKAEAYVKKSGAGDTIFIGPELEFFFFDSIRFDQSYNYGFYFIDSEAGAWNSGREGTPDRPNLGYKPRYKQGYFPVPPMDQFQDIRSDMVLALESVGVRVEVHHHEVATGGQTEIDMRFDTLTKMADKVCWYKYCAKNTAKKWGKTATFMPKPLFQDNGSGMHTHQSIWKNGKNLFYERGGYADISKMCLHYIGGILKHAPALLAFIAPSTNSYKRLVPGYEAPINLVYSQRNRSAAIRIPMYSKSEGAKRIEFRTPDNTCNPYLSFAACVMAGLDGVANKIDPGKPVDKDLYELPPAEQKKIKQLPGSLDIVLDNLEKDHDFLLKGDVFTPDLIETWIEYKRKNEVDPVRLRPHPYEFALYYDI from the coding sequence ATGACCCCGAAGGACGTACTGAAGATGGCCAAGGAGAAGGGCGTCAAGATAGTCGATCTGCGCTTCATCGATCTCCCCGGCCTCTGGCAGCATTTCTCGATCCCGGTTTCCGAGCTGAACGAGGGCATCTTCCAGGACGGCCTCGGGTTCGACGGCTCGTCTATTAGAGGCTTCCAGACCATCGACGAGTCGGACATGTTGCTCATTCCCGACCCCTCGACGGCGCAGATGGACCCGTTCACCGCGGTGCCGACCCTCGTCCTCATCTGCAACGTCAAGGACCCGATCACGGGCAAGGCCTACACCCGCGACCCCCGCTACGTGGCGCAGAAGGCCGAGGCCTACGTCAAGAAGTCGGGCGCCGGGGACACGATCTTCATCGGGCCCGAGCTCGAGTTCTTCTTCTTCGATTCGATCCGCTTCGACCAGAGCTACAACTACGGCTTCTATTTCATCGACTCCGAGGCCGGCGCGTGGAACTCGGGCCGGGAGGGTACGCCGGACCGCCCGAACCTCGGCTACAAGCCGCGCTACAAGCAGGGCTACTTCCCCGTGCCGCCGATGGACCAGTTCCAGGACATCCGCTCCGATATGGTGCTGGCGCTGGAGTCGGTCGGTGTCCGGGTCGAGGTGCACCACCACGAGGTCGCGACGGGCGGGCAGACCGAAATCGACATGCGCTTCGACACGCTGACGAAGATGGCGGACAAGGTCTGCTGGTACAAGTACTGCGCGAAGAACACCGCGAAGAAGTGGGGCAAGACGGCGACCTTCATGCCCAAGCCGCTCTTCCAGGACAACGGCTCCGGCATGCACACCCACCAGTCCATCTGGAAGAACGGCAAGAACCTCTTCTACGAGCGGGGTGGGTACGCCGATATCTCGAAGATGTGCCTCCACTACATCGGTGGCATCCTCAAGCACGCGCCCGCGCTCTTGGCGTTCATCGCGCCCAGCACCAACAGCTACAAGCGACTCGTGCCCGGCTACGAGGCGCCGATCAACCTCGTCTACAGCCAGCGCAACCGCTCGGCCGCCATCCGCATCCCGATGTACAGCAAGTCCGAGGGGGCGAAGCGCATCGAGTTCCGTACGCCTGATAACACGTGCAACCCCTATCTCTCCTTCGCCGCGTGCGTGATGGCGGGGCTCGACGGCGTCGCGAACAAGATCGATCCGGGCAAGCCGGTGGACAAGGACCTGTACGAGCTGCCGCCGGCTGAGCAAAAGAAGATCAAGCAGCTGCCGGGCTCGCTCGATATCGTGCTGGACAACCTGGAGAAGGACCACGACTTCCTGCTGAAGGGGGACGTGTTCACGCCGGATCTGATCGAGACGTGGATCGAGTACAAGCGGAAGAACGAGGTGGACCCCGTCCGGCTGCGTCCGCATCCGTACGAGTTCGCCCTCTACTACGACATCTAG